The genomic region ACTACTTTAGAATTTTCAACTCATTTGAAGATTCATATGTTGATGGCGCAGTAAAAGTTGGAACAGGAGCAGGTGACTTTAACGAGGGTTACCGTTATGTTGACTGGATCCTTACCGTACCTCTTCTTCTAGTTGAGGTAGTAGCAGTATTATCTCTTGCTAAGGCAGCGGCTTCTTCATTAATCAACCGCCTAGTACCAGCATCTGCTGCAATGATCGCACTTGGTTACCCAGGTGAGATTTCAACAGATAACAACACCAAGGTTCTATGGGGTGTTCTTTCAACAATACCTTTCCTATACATTCTTTACGTATTGTTCGTTGAGCTTTCAAAGTCTCTAGATCGTCAACCAGCAGGAGTTGCAGCAACCATTGGTCGCTTGCGCTTGCTTTTGATCGCAACATGGGGCGTTTACCCAATTTCATACCTACTACCAATTCTTGGTCAATCAGCAACAGATCCGGGCGCATTTGTTAATCGCCAGATCGGTTACACAATTGCCGACGTATTGGCGAAGTGCGTATTTGGTCTAACGATCCTAAAGATTGCAAGGATGAAATCCGTAGCAGAAGGCATGAAGGAAGATCACTAATCTTCTGATTTAATTAGAAAGCGGGGACAGATAATGGCCCCGCTTTTTTATGCCTTAGATTTACTTTATAAGTGGCTTATTAAGCTCTCTTGAATTGAACCTAACCAGAAATAGACCGCAAAAAGTGGTTTTTGTCGGTCACTATCTTTCATCTTTTCATACTCAGCAAAACTATCTGTTTTTATATCTAACCTAACCGCAAGGGCAAGGCGCAGATCATTAATTGCAATTAACCACTGAGTTGGATCAGTTACTGCAATATCTGCCTTAGGTAACTCATGATCTACTGGAAAAACCAGCTGCTTCCGTAAATACATTAGATGAGTTTGTTTTACTAGCCTAAGTGAACTCTCTGTGTATTTGCGAAACTCAGCAGCACTTTCTGGATCTGCATAAGCGTCTGGTAATAATCTGCGAAGAACAGGATCCTCTGGTTGTTCAATTCTAGATTCAAGATTTCCAATAGATGCAGCCATTAATTGCGCAAATGGATCATCAGATTGGTAATGGTGAGTGAAATTACGTTCTCCCAATAATTCAAGTAATTGTTCAACAAGATTAATTAATATATGTAGCTCATCATTGCTAAGTGCAACTGATAAATCACCTTCCTGCAAGGATCCCTTAAACTCGCCCATGATCATCTCTTTGTAATGTTGCCCAGAGCCCATGCTCATGTAGTTGTTGAACTGCCCGTTCCATCTCTTCTCTAGTGCCTGATGCAACGACTGCTTTTCCTTCAGTGTGGACCTGCATCATTAATTTATGGGCTTTCTCTTTTGAAAAGTTAAATAATTTAATAAAAACATAAGTCACATAATTCATTAAATTAACTGGATCATCCCAAACAATGGCTACCCAAAGATTGTCAAAAAACTTACTTAAATCTAACTTTTCATCCAATTGGGTCTGGGAGCTCATGGGTGAATTATCTAACTAAAATGGTTATCTCATCACTAATTGCGGCAGTATTTTTTTCACCCGCTGAGATTACTACTTGATATGTAGCAAGCCCGGTGGTTGCCGCCTTGATCTCAAAGGAGAAGCCGCCACTAGCATCGGTAATAAATTCACCAAGTGGTTTCATATTTTGCTTAACGACTAATTTGATACCAGCAACCTTAGGCAGGACTTGGCCAAAAACGGTATAGCTTGTGGCGACTTTGATTGAGGCTGGTAGGGATAAGGAAACATTTGGCACAACTGAGATCACTTTTTCAATAGTTTTTCCTTCAGTCCGCTCCCAACTACCTTCTGAAACTAATCTGATCTGACTTTTTTGGCCAAGGATGATTGGAAATGCAATCACTCCGGCTAAGTCAGTGACACCTGCAGATAATGTGCGCCAATTATTATCACTACTATTTTTTATCTCAAATCTGACATTAAGAGCTGGTACTGGGGTTTTATCTGGCAGCTTAAAAGTGCCAGTTAGGTTAAAAGTTGAGCCATAACCAATCTCTTCAAGATCTGTAGAAAGTGTTCCAATCACTTGATCGGGTGCAATAGATTTTGCGATATCTCTAATAGCAGTAATTGCTGCAGTATTTTCCATCCCAAAGGTCCAAACCGCTATTCCGCCTAGGCGGTATTTTCCAACTAAATTAGTTCTAGCAGCGTAGCTTCGCTCATCTGGATACCAAACAGTTCGAGAAGCTGTGCAGAAACTAGCTGAGTTAGTTGGATCTACATAGGTTTTCTTATAAGTAAAAGTTGATTCAGCATTTGTGGTGTTATAAGTAGGTAAAGCATTATTACTTGCAGCAAGATTTGGTGCTTCCCTCATTACAACTGCAGCTTTAGCGCCAACTACAACTGATGATGTGAAATCTTTTGGACAAACACCTTCAACTTTAGTTATCCAGTCTCTGCCATAACCTGGAATTCCTAAAAATACCTTTGATGCTGGCATTTGATTGATCGCATACTTAACGCCATCTTCTGTCCATGGCAGCGGCCCAATTGGACCTGGTGATGTAGTTGAGAAGTCATAAGCCATTATTCGGAGTCGATCAATTAATGGTCCTATTTCTGCCCATGAATAAATCCAATTTCCAGCACGTTTAGTTTCAGGTGCAAAATCTGGTGGTGTAGTAACTGATAAAAGTTTTCCTTGATCATGTAGAGCAGTTGAAAGCTCTTTAATAAATGCGATCCAATTTGGTTTCAGTGCTGCCCAACTTGATCTGCCATCTTGGGTATAAAAAGTTTCAAAATCTAAATCAATACCATCATAGTTATATTTAAGAACTAATGACTTAATTGTTTGCACAATATTACTTCTTGAAGTTGGGTTTGCTAGAAGATTTGCTAAAACGAACTTTTTATTATCATCAGTAATGGTTGGTAGTAGTAATACTCCATTTGCTTTTAATCTGGCGATTACCTGCTCTTTTGGTGTGGTGTACTTACCCAGGGCATACTTATCTTTTATAGAACTCTCACCAGTTAAGCCATACCAAAATGGTGAGATGTCTCTAATTAAATCTAAATTACCCTCAACAGTTGGCAGATTCCTTGCTAAAGAATAATCAGGTAGCCAGCCGGAGAGTATTTTTCTTGGTGGATTATTAGCATTTGCTGGTGAAAGAGTTGAGAGCAGAAAAGTGAGCGCAGTAGTAATTATTAATAATTTACGCGATCCCATGAATTTTAGGGTATCGGTTTTATCTGAGAATTTACTTTAAGCGCGCAAAAATTTCTTTACATGTTGGACAGATTGGAAACTTCTGCGGATCACGGTTTGGAATCCATTTCTTTCCACACAAAGCACGAACTGATTTACCAGTAACAGCAGATTCAGTGATCTTGTTCTTATCTACATAATGTGAGAATCGCTCATGATCACCATCTTCGGTGCTTGCGAGTGATTCCTTCTCAAGAACTCCACCTTTGCTTGATTTACCGCGTAAATCATCTAGGAAACCCATGGGTAAATCTTAATCAGATTTTATCGCCTACCATTTACCAATGAGTCAGCCGCTGAAGGACCTTCTACGCACCTCAGATCTTTCTGCATCAGATATTGAGTTGCTGCTAGGAACTGCCAGCAAGTTTGCCGATAAACCGCTTTGGGCTAAAAAAACATTAGCTAGAAAAACAGTTGCTATTTATATGACCAAGTCATCAACTCGAACCAGATTGGCCTCAGAAACTGCCGTAGCACATCTTGGTGGATCACCAATCTTCTTAAGAGGAGATGATCTACAAATTGGTAGAGGTGAAACCATCTCCGATACTGCAAAAATTATTTCAGGATTTTGTAGCGCTTTAATTGTAAGAACTTTTGCGCAATCAGATGTTGATGAGTTAGGTAAATACGCCACTATCCCAGTAATTAACGCACTTACAGATGATGATCATCCAACTCAATTACTTGCCGATTGGTTAACAATTAGGGAAAACTTTGGTAAAGATATAAAAAAACGTAAGTTTGTTTATATTGGAGATGGTAATAATGTTGCAAATGCTTGGTTAATTATGGGTGCCACAATGGGAGCACATATCGTGGTAGCAACTCCGGCTGGCAAATGGGCGCCAAAATCTTCAGTTGTTGATCAAGCAAATAAAATTGCCAAAAAATCTGGTGGCAAAATTGAAGTCATAACTGATCCAAAAGTTGCTGCACAAGATGCCAGTGTTATCTATACCGATGTTTGGATGTCTATGGGAGATTCAGAGGCAGATCGGGCTGAAAAAACTTCCGCTCTTTCATCCTTTGCAGTCACAAATGATTTAATGAGATTGACCACAAAAGATTCAATCTTTATGCACTGCCTACCAGCACATCGTGGTGAAGAGGTAGCTGCTGATGTAATAGATGGGCCAAAATCCGTAGTTTGGCGTCAGGCATTTCACCGCCGAACAACTATTCAAGCCCTGCTATACCATCTAACTAGAGGTGATTTAAAAGGTAATAAATAGGGTGAAGGTTAGGTAAAGTTAGCGAATGCGTATTGCCGTTCCAAGAGAAATTAAATCAGGTGAAAAACGTGTGGCGTTAGTCCCTGACATTATTTCCAAACTCACAAAAGCAGGTCTTGAAGTTGTTATTGAATCTGGCGCAGGAGTTGCTGCGCAATATTCAGATAAACAATTTAGTGATGCTGGTGCTCAGGTTAAATCAACTGATGTAATAGCAGATGCTGATGTAGTTCTATCTGTTCAGCCTTTAAATCCTGCGCAGATGAAAGCACTAAAAAAAGGTGCAATTACAATCTCTTTTTTATCCCCAACAGGCTCTGCTGATTCAATTGAGGCTGCCATTTCTGCCGGGGTTACTGCGATTTCACTTGAGATGGTGCCAAGAATTTCTAGAGCGCAATCAATGGATGCCCTTACCTCACAAGCATTATGTGCTGGCTATAAAGCATCTTTAGTTGCCGCTGAGTTATCACCAAAGTTTTTCCCACTACTTATGACTGCAGCTGGCACCATTACTCCAGCAAAAGTAGTTGTATTAGGAGCAGGAGTTGCAGGACTACAAGCAATTGCTACGGCTAAAAGATTAGGCGCAGTTGTATCAGCCTATGATGTTAGACCAGCCTCAGCTGATGAGGTTAAATCAATGGGTGCAAAATTTATTACTTTAGAACTTGAAGCATTAGAAGGTGCTGGTGGTTACGCCAGAGAAATGACTGAAGAGCGTGCTAATAAACAAAGGGAATTACTTACTCCTTATATTTCAGCAGCTGATGTTTTAATTACAACTGCAGCTGTACCAGGGCGAACTGCGCCACGATTAGTAACAGCTGCGATGATTTCTCATATGGCTCCTGGTTCAGTTGTAGTTGATTTAGCTGCCGAAAGTGGTGGAAACGTGGAAGGCTCAGTTGCTGGTGAAATTATTACTACCAGTGCTGGGGTAAGGATCTGGGGCGCAAAAGATGTGCCAAGCCAACTAGCATTTCATGCTTCAATGTTGTTTTCACGAAATGTAGTAAACCTTCTTCTGCTTATGACTAAATCAGTGGACGGTAAACCAACTGGTGTAATTGAACCTGATTTTTCAGATGAGATTATTGATTCTGCAACTCTGACGCATAACGGATTAAAAAGAGAGAAGGGTAAGTAATGGCCTCTGAATTAATGAGCAATGAAATTGCATTACTTGCAATCTTTTTATTATCTGTCTTCGTTGGATTTGAAGTAGTTTCAAAGGTATCAACAACCTTGCATACCCCACTTATGAGTGGTGCTAATGCAATTCATGGAGTTATTTTAGTTGGCGCGATTGTGGTGGCAGATCACGCAAAGACAAATCTTGAATTAGGACTAGCCCTGGCAGCCGTTATTCTGGCAACAATTAACATGGTGGGCGGCTTTGTTGTAACTGATCGAATGCTGCAAATGTTTAAAGGAAAGCCAAAGTCTAAGAAAGATTCAGGTGAAGGCAAATGAGCCGTAACCTCTATGACTTAATTGGCCTAGCAGCTGGTATCTGTTTCATTTTAGCTTTAAAAGGTTTGTCCTCACCAAAATCAGCGCGCAGGGGAAATCTAATTGGCGCAGTTGGCGCAACTGTTGCAACAGTAATTGTTTTCTTTTACGCCAATGAAGGTAAAGCATTAAATAATCAAACCTTAATTTTGGCTGCAATTGCTTTTGGTACCTTAGTCGGCGTTCCAGCTGCGCGTAAGGTGCAGATGACTCAGATGCCACAACTAGTAGCACTCTTTAATGGTGTTGGTGGTGGAGCAGCTGCTTTAGTAGCAATTGTTGAGTACTTAAAACTTGGAGATACAGCATCTACAGCAGTTGTTATAGCAACAGTATTTACCGTAATTGTGGGATGTGTATCTTTTTCTGGCTCAATTGTTACCTTCTTAAAATTACAAGAAATAATGACAACACGGCCAGTTATATTTCCACTGGGCCGACAAATAATCGCGCTAACCTTAATTGGCGTATTGGTAAGTGGTGGTTGGGTTATCTCAGCCGGTGGCACTACTCCACTATTAGTAAATGGCTTACTTTCATTATTATTTGGTGTTCTCTTTGTATTACCTGTAGGTGGAGCAGATGTTCCTATTGTTATCTCACTACTTAATGCATTTACTGGTTTAACAGTTGCCGCCTCTGGTTATGTTCTACAAACTACATTGTTGATTGTTGCTGGAACATTAGTTGGTGCCTCAGGCACAATTCTTACCAGATTAATGGCAGATGCCATGGGTAGATCTTTATTTGGAACTTTATTTGGCGCCTTTACCGCTAAAGCTCAAGCTAGTGTTGGTGAAACGGAAGCTCGCCCAATTAAATCTGGCTCACCTGATGATGTAGCAATACTTCTTAATTACGCCCAACGTGTTGTAATTGTGCCCGGTTTTGGATTAGCAGTTGCTCAAGCACAGCAAACGGTAAGAGAGTTAGCAGATTTATTAGCATCAAAAGGTGTTGAAGTTGCTTATGGAATTCACCCAGTTGCAGGTCGTATGCCAGGGCATATGAATGTTTTACTTGCCGAAGCAAATGTTCCATATGAACAATTAGTTGAGATGGAAGAGATTAATCCAACCTTTCCGCAAACAGATGTGGTCTTAGTTGTTGGCGCAAATGATGTAGTTAATCCTGCAGCAAAAACTACTCCTGGATGCCCGATTTATGGAATGCCGATTTTAGATGTTGCGCTAGCTGGAAATGTAATCTTCTTAAAGCGTTCAATGCGACCAGGCTTTGCTGGTATTGAAAATGAACTTTTATATGAGACAAAAACCACACTTTTATTTGGTGATGCAAAAGATTCACTAACAAAAGTAGTTAGTGCATTAAAAGCTTTATAGGAATAAATAAGTACTAATAGATGTTATATAGTTAATCAACTCAAAAAATAATGGAGATAATGTGCCAGCAATAACCGTTCGCGATATCACTGTTCTGCCACGGGTTGTTGCTGATGCTAATTTGCGTCCACGCCGGGTCAAAAGTATTACCACCGCACCTCAAGGTCATGAGGGTGAAGGATTTCCAGTAAGGCGAGCATTTGCTGGTGTTGATTTAGCAGATTTAGATCCATTTATTCACTTAGATCAAATGGGTGAGGTTGAGTACGCACCAGGTGAACCAAAAGGAACTTCTTGGCACCCACATCGTGGATTTGAAACTGTAACTTACATAATCGATGGCATCTTTGATCATTATGACAACCATGGTGGTGGTGGAACTATTTCTGATGGTGACACACAATGGATGACAGCTGGTGCAGGCATATTACATATTGAAACTCCACCAGAACATTTAGTTGTTAGTGGTGGTTTATTTCATGGTTTTCAGCTTTGGGTAAATCTACCTGCTGCGAAAAAATGGTCACCGCCCGCCTATCAAAATTTGCATGCTTCAGATGTTGCACTTTTATCTTCAGGTGATGGTGGCGCTCTTCTTAGAGTTATAGCCGGTGAGGTTGCAGGATTTAATGGTCCTGGAACTACTCAAAGCCCAATCACATTAGTTCATGCAACACTGCAACCAGGTTCTCAATTGCGCTTGCCATGGAATCCTGCATATAACGCACTTGCTTATGTGTTAAATGGCTTTGGAACTGTTGGAGATGAGAAACATCCAATTAAAACTGGCCAACTAGTTACCTACCGCGATGGTGATCTAATTGTTATTTCAGCAGATCTAAACCAAGAGTCTCGTGCACCAAGCATGGATGTATTAATTTTGGGCGGATTACCAATTAAAGAACCAGTGGCTTGGATGGGTCCATTTGTTATGAATACAAAAGCAGAAGTGTTAAAAGCATTTGATGATTTTCAAAAGGGTGTATTAGGTATTGTGCCACCTGATTGGAATAAGGCTAATCGTCCATTAAGTAGAGATGGTATTGGTTATAAACTAGGCTCAGATATTAAGGGTGTACATGGAACCCCTGATGAGCTTCAAGAAACTAATAATTAAGCGCTGAGTTAATTGCTGCAATTGCAGCATCGAAACCTTTATCCTCTTTACTATCAGTAAATCCAGCACGATCTCTAGCTTGTTTTAGGGTATTACACATCAAAACTCCAAAGCCAATCGGTTTACCTCGCGATAGTGAAACTTGCATGATGCCATTTGTGACACCCTCGCAAATGTAATCAAAATGTGGCGTATCCCCTTTTAATACCAGACCGAGCACAACAACAACATCAACTCCGGAATCAAATAGTTTTTGTGCCGCAAGTGGTAATTCGAACGAACCTGAAACCTCATGATAAGTAACCTTTTTAACTTTATTTGCCACCAAAGCTCTTTTTGCTCCATCAATTAGAGCGCTGCAAATTTCAGGATGCCAACTAGCGCTAACTACTGCAACTTTTAACTTAGACGCATCTAGTGGTTTTTGTTTAGGTGACTTACCAGCCATTAAATCTCTCCTAGCGTGTGATGAAACATATTCTTTTTTGTTTGCAGATACTTCTTATTCAAAGGATTAACACTACCTCTGATTGGAGTTTGTTTAACACTTATCTCATTATTTGCCAGAGCTGAAACCTTATCTGGATTATTAGTTAGTAACTCAACACTTTCTATACCTAAATTTTTTAGTATCTCAACCGCATCTTCCCAATTTCGCATATCTGGTTCATGCCCCAACATGACATTAGCTTCCACGGTATCTACGCCAGAATCTTGGAGTTTATAGGCACGAATTTTTTCTGCTAGTCCAATACCCCTACCTTCATGACCGCGTAAATAAATTACCAATCCACTTCCAGCTTTTTCGATTTCTGCCATTGAAAGTTTTAGTTGCTCACCACAATCACAGCGCTTTGAAGCAAATACATCTCCAGTTAAACATTCTGAATGAATTCTTACCAGTAACTTCTGCTTAGTTATTTCACCAAAAGATAAAATAGCATGGGTGTGACCCATAGAACCATGTGAACTTGTGATTTTCCATTCTCCATTTGAAAGCGGCAATTGACTCCACTCAAAAGTTAATTTTTTACTTTCAGTATTTGTAATTTTCGGTAGCGGAACATTAACTAAATCTGAGATGCTAACTATTGGTATTCCGTGATTCTCACTAAATGCTTTTAATTCAGCGCCCTTCATCATCGTGCCATCATCATTGACAAGTTCGGCAATTACTCCGACTAGCTGATGCCCTGTAAGCATAGAGAGCACAACAGCTGCCTCAGTATGGCCAAGTCTTGATTTCAGTAAGTTCTTATGGGCAACTAATGGAAATATGTGGCCAGGTCTAATCAAATCAATACTCTTAGTTGTTGGTGAAGCCAAGGAAACAATTGTGCTTGCTCGTTCACTAGCACTAATTCCAGTCGTTAGTCCCACTTTATAGTCCACAGATACTGTAAAAGCAGTGGATTTCTTATCTTGATTATTTGCAACCATTTGCGGAAGTTGTAATTCTCGCGCCCTATCTTCCGTAAGTGCTACACAAATAACCCCTGATGTATAGCGAATCATGAATGCAATTTTCTCCTGGTCAGCAAATTCAGCTGCCATTACTAAATCAGCCTCATTTTCTCTGCCTTCATGATCTGTGACAATTACCATTTTACCTTCACGATAATCAGCTAATATTTGTGTTAAATCTTTAGACATCTCTACTCTTACTCTGCATTAATCGTTCAACATGCTTAGCTAGTAGATCAACCTCAACATTTAGTACATCACCAATTTTCTTATCTGCAAAATTAGTTTTTTCAAGAGTTTTAGGTATTAGCCAGACTGAAATTAAATCTTGGGCTACTTCTCCTACTGTTAGCGATACTCCGTCTAGGCATATCGACCCTTGGGCAACAATGTATTTAAGGAGGTCTGGTGAAACTTTTATTTGGATTTGAGTCCAATCCTTAGTAACAAGAGTTTTAGTTACAACAGCCACCGCATCTACATGGCCTTGTACGAAGTGCCCTCCAAATCTATCTGAAGCCAACATGGCTAATTCTAGGTTCACTAAATCGCTATTACTTAACTTACCAAGTGAGGTTAATTCCAGGGTTTTAATCATCACATCTGCTTCAAAACTAACAGTGTTTATTTTAGTTGCAGTAAGACATACGCCATTTACTGCAATTGAATCTCCAATATTTAGCTTACTTAGTACTTGGCCACAAGCAATCTCAATTTGTGCAAAATCCGTAAATCTAGTTATTTCTTTAACTTTTCCAACTTCTTGAATGATTCCTGTAAACATTATTTTCTACCAATCAACGTAACGCGCAAATCATTTCCTATTTGAGTAAAACTGTGAATCTGATAGTCCATTCGCTCACTTAATGAAGAAATATCTAAATCACCAACAAAAGAACTTCCGCTACCTAAAATTGAAGGAGCAATGTAAGCCACTATCTCATCAATTAACCCAAGTTTTAGTAATGCAGTTGCTAACTTTGGGCCAGATTCAATTAAAACTTGATTAATTTCAAGATCTGATAGCAGCTTAATTAGATCAGAGGTTTCATGACTTTTAAGAAAATGTGTAGGGGCAGACTCATCATTTAACTTATGACTGACAGGAATTTCACTCTTACCCATAACTATGCGAAGTGGTTGTCGGCTACCAGGATTGTGAGAATTTAAAGATGGATTATCAACTAGAGCGGTTCCAGTACCAATTAAAACTGCATCTGCCTGGCTTCGTAACTTGGAAACCTCATCCCTTGATTCAGCACTAGTTATCCATTTTGAACTTCCGTCTAATGCTGCAATCTTGCCATCTAATGTCATAGCAATTTTCCATGTGAAATACGGGCGCCCTATTTTAATCTTTTGTAGCCAATGTCTATTAGTAAATTCAACCTTCTCAGTTAAAACTCCACTAGTCACATTTAGCCCTGCTTCACGTAATTTTTTTGAACCGCCTTGTGCAACAGAATTAGGATCTGTTATGGAATAAATTACATTCTTAATGCCAGATTTAATTATTAAATCTGAACAGGGCTCAGTTTTACCTTGATGATTACAAGGTTCTAAAGTAGTAAATAGAGTTGCGCCAGGTGGAATTACTTTTATCGAATTTATTGCTTTAGATTCTGCATGTGCTCCACCGTTGTGAAATTCTTCGGCAATAACATTGTTATTTGAATCTATAATAATGCAACCAACTATTGGGTTTGGTGCTGTAAAGCCCAAGCCAAGTTTTGAAAGGTCATCGGCGCGCGACATAAGCGCTGACTGATCCATTTAATCCCCCCAATAGATAATCGGGGTACGCAAAAGAAATGACGTAATGAAAGCACGCCACTTACATACATCTTCTCTCATCCGGACTTTAACCGTCGGTTCTGGAATTTCACCAAATCCACCGCTAACTGGATGCCAGCGGGTCGCAGACTTTAACTGCCGGTTCGGAATTACACCGACCCCGAAAATGTAGGTTTAGTCTACCAATAGATTTTTGCCTTACAAATGCCACTGAGCGTAGATTTAAACTAGTTATTACTCAATCTCTTTAATAAGTTTGAATTCAGATGAAGAAAGTTGACCTTGTGAAGCATACAAATCTAATTTTGCCCTAGTGTCTTCAATATCTAGGTTTCTCATAGTCAGTTGCCCAATTCGATCAGCTGGCCCGAAAGCAGCGTCTGCAGTTTTCTCCATTGATAACTTCTCCGGTGAGTAAGAAAGATTTGCACCCTTGGTATTAATTATTGAGTAATCATCGCCTCGACGTAATCTAATTGTTACTGAGCCAGTAATTGTTGAAGCAACCCAGCTAGTTAGTGACTGGCGAAGCATTAGCGCTTGCGGATCAAACCAACGGCCTTCATATAACAATCTTCCTAGTTTGCGTCCCTGCTCATGATAAGAAGCGATTGTGTCTTCATTGTGAATAGCACTAACTAATCTTTCATATGCAATAAATAGCAACGCCATTCCGGGTGCTTCATAAATACCACGGCTCTTTGCTTCAATAATTCGATTTTCAATCTGGTCACTCATGCCAAGGCCATGGCGGCCGCCTATCGCATTAGCCTCTTTTATTAAAGCAACTGGATCTTTAATAGCTTTTGCATTAATAGAAACTGGTCGACCCTGCATAAACTCAATAGTTACATCTTCGCTATCAATTTTAACCGACTGATCCCAAAACTTAACTCCCATAATTGGCTCAACTATTTCAATATGTGAATCTAAGTTCTCAAGAGATTTTGCCTCATGGGTAGCGCCTAAAATATTTGCATCAGTGCTGTATGCCTTCTCAGTTGAGTCACGGTAGGGCAATTTATGATCGGTAAGCCACTTTGACATCTCTTTGCGCCCACCTAACTCATTTACAAAGTCTTTATCAAGCCATGGTTTATATATCTTAAGTTTTGGATTAGCTAATAAGCCATAACGATAGAAGCGTTCTATGTCGTTACCTTTATAGGTTGAACCATCACCCCAAATTAAAACATTATCAGCAAGCATTGCTCTAACAAGTAATGTTCCAGTTACTGCTCTACCAAGAGGAGTGGTATTAAAGTAAGTTTTTCCGGCAGTTGTTATATGAAAAGCTCCGCAAGCAAGGGCTGCTAAACCTTCTTCAACAAGTGCGCTTTTGCAATCAACTAAACGAGCAATTTCTGCGCCATACTCTTTTGCTCGAGTTGGAACAGTTTCGATATTTTTTTCATCATATTGACCAAGATCTGCGGTATATGTGCAAGGTGTTGCACCTTTACTTTTCATCCACGCAACCGCAACTGAAGTATCAAGTCCGCCACTAAATGCAATGCCAACCTTCTGGCCAACTGGCAGGGAAGAGAGAACTTTAGACATGGCTACAGTCTAACCTTTTGCCTTAAAACCCCGCTTGGTTTTATTCAAAAGTGTAAATAGTTTCTTCACTAATACACAATTCCTCTAATTTTGCCAAGACCCTCTGACCTAGTAATCACCGAATCAGATATTGGTAGTATTTAAAGGTGAAACTTAGAAGCGTATTTGCGACCGAAA from Candidatus Nanopelagicus abundans harbors:
- the argG gene encoding argininosuccinate synthase, producing the protein MSKVLSSLPVGQKVGIAFSGGLDTSVAVAWMKSKGATPCTYTADLGQYDEKNIETVPTRAKEYGAEIARLVDCKSALVEEGLAALACGAFHITTAGKTYFNTTPLGRAVTGTLLVRAMLADNVLIWGDGSTYKGNDIERFYRYGLLANPKLKIYKPWLDKDFVNELGGRKEMSKWLTDHKLPYRDSTEKAYSTDANILGATHEAKSLENLDSHIEIVEPIMGVKFWDQSVKIDSEDVTIEFMQGRPVSINAKAIKDPVALIKEANAIGGRHGLGMSDQIENRIIEAKSRGIYEAPGMALLFIAYERLVSAIHNEDTIASYHEQGRKLGRLLYEGRWFDPQALMLRQSLTSWVASTITGSVTIRLRRGDDYSIINTKGANLSYSPEKLSMEKTADAAFGPADRIGQLTMRNLDIEDTRAKLDLYASQGQLSSSEFKLIKEIE